The Sandaracinaceae bacterium genome contains a region encoding:
- a CDS encoding FG-GAP repeat protein encodes MNAPRIFGRPTQRPTPSLVRRMVAPALGAASLVGATVAGCNPATFVDLADDAPVVALGRPDGFRRTGYGTTVASIEGPLGNGALATRLAVGGGPDTGTWIYDVWNADDVGTFRISNTACETPADDCVTGTGSAITGFPQYGGEGACLAIGEASANQVRIKCESSPGNAVALSAGVGAALEFGFAVAGVPAGAATDARSVVLTGAPAAGSGRGTLFRIPPTGAPSELNEIVDTAGVVSGRARLGEAIATASLPDAATRSTSFPTVPQLGVDTPFLAAVSAPGDDRVLIVVVGVDPLNANDIDAQVLACFDGPAGFGQALVAGDVDGDGMPEVYMGFAETTTDHPGTVHVFDVADLTTLEAGCTDTTDVDDPALTVIACPTLNGVDCVGSAFGSALALGDVNADGTLDLIAGAPRTTVEETLGAGGVFALAGSATGVDGAMASFMRISHPGTDDRLGASVATLRTHYGITGVTPRHEVAAGAPGANTAFIFLCSGLGDDASTTGDRCLELATE; translated from the coding sequence ATGAACGCCCCACGCATCTTCGGTCGTCCCACCCAGCGCCCCACCCCTTCCCTCGTTCGCCGCATGGTCGCCCCGGCCCTCGGGGCCGCCAGCCTGGTCGGGGCGACGGTCGCAGGCTGCAACCCCGCCACGTTCGTGGACCTGGCGGATGACGCCCCTGTCGTCGCTCTGGGGCGGCCAGACGGTTTCCGACGCACCGGATACGGCACCACGGTGGCGTCCATCGAGGGCCCGCTGGGCAACGGCGCGCTGGCGACACGTCTGGCTGTCGGGGGCGGCCCCGACACGGGCACGTGGATCTACGACGTGTGGAACGCGGACGACGTGGGGACCTTCCGCATCTCGAACACCGCCTGCGAGACTCCCGCCGACGACTGCGTCACGGGCACCGGGTCGGCCATCACAGGGTTCCCACAGTATGGCGGTGAAGGAGCGTGCCTGGCCATCGGCGAGGCCAGCGCCAACCAAGTCCGCATCAAGTGCGAGTCCAGCCCGGGGAACGCGGTCGCTCTGTCCGCTGGGGTAGGCGCCGCGCTCGAATTCGGGTTCGCGGTGGCCGGGGTCCCGGCCGGTGCAGCGACCGACGCACGCAGCGTCGTGCTGACGGGCGCTCCCGCAGCGGGCTCCGGGCGCGGCACGCTCTTCCGGATTCCCCCAACCGGAGCACCCAGCGAGCTGAACGAGATCGTCGACACCGCGGGCGTCGTGAGCGGCAGAGCGCGCCTGGGCGAGGCCATCGCGACCGCGTCGCTGCCCGACGCCGCCACCCGGAGCACGAGCTTCCCCACCGTCCCGCAGCTTGGCGTGGACACACCGTTCCTGGCCGCCGTGAGCGCGCCGGGAGACGACCGCGTGCTGATCGTGGTCGTCGGCGTCGACCCACTGAACGCCAACGACATCGACGCGCAGGTGCTGGCGTGCTTCGACGGCCCGGCAGGCTTCGGTCAGGCCCTCGTCGCAGGAGACGTCGATGGGGACGGCATGCCCGAGGTCTACATGGGTTTCGCGGAGACCACCACGGACCACCCGGGCACCGTGCACGTGTTCGACGTGGCCGACCTCACCACGCTGGAGGCCGGCTGCACCGACACCACCGACGTGGACGATCCCGCCCTCACGGTGATCGCGTGCCCCACACTGAACGGCGTGGACTGCGTTGGCAGCGCGTTCGGCTCGGCGCTCGCCCTGGGGGACGTGAACGCCGACGGAACGCTCGACCTGATCGCGGGCGCGCCGCGCACGACCGTCGAGGAGACGCTCGGCGCAGGCGGCGTGTTTGCGCTCGCGGGCTCGGCCACCGGTGTGGACGGCGCGATGGCCTCGTTCATGCGCATCTCGCATCCCGGCACGGACGACCGGCTGGGCGCGTCGGTCGCGACGCTGCGCACGCACTACGGCATCACGGGCGTCACCCCGCGTCATGAGGTGGCCGCGGGCGCCCCCGGGGCCAACACCGCCTTCATCTTCCTCTGCTCGGGGCTGGGCGACGACGCGTCTACCACCGGCGATCGGTGCCTCGAGCTCGCTACGGAGTGA
- a CDS encoding sigma-54-dependent Fis family transcriptional regulator — protein sequence MKGRKQILVADDEVNLRRVIAAQLQRDGFDVFTVGDGEAALEALGEHHIDVLITDLRMPKLDGMQLLAHVATEHPDLPVVMITAHGTVDTAVEALKLGAFDYVTKPFDQTELRSVVAKAARTRELNQVSMTPTRGAPGRYRIIGQSPEMNAVYDIIEKVADTPSTVLITGESGTGKELIARALHENSARVDKPYVRVNCAAIPPDLIESELFGYEKGAFTGAVTSKPGRFELAHEGTLFLDEIGEIPVSMQVKLLRALQEQEFERVGGIKTISVDVRLIAATNRDLKGAIAEGAFREELYYRLNVVQVALPPLRERPSDIPLLLEHFVAKFNKRLKREVRAFAPEALERLQAYAWPGNIRELENVVERCMLFCDGDEVRVQHLPPDVVGSVAAPRPAAKTTDSSPGTELAVDALLATSDEAGLKEAVREATARVERELIVRALEKTQGNVTHTARLLQISRKSLQTKMKELGLREEG from the coding sequence GTGAAGGGGCGCAAACAGATCCTCGTCGCAGACGACGAGGTCAACCTACGGCGCGTCATCGCCGCGCAGCTGCAACGCGACGGGTTCGACGTGTTCACCGTCGGGGACGGCGAGGCGGCGCTCGAGGCCCTCGGGGAGCACCACATCGACGTGCTCATCACCGACCTGCGCATGCCCAAGCTGGACGGCATGCAGCTCTTGGCGCACGTCGCCACCGAGCACCCCGACCTGCCGGTGGTCATGATCACGGCGCACGGCACCGTGGACACCGCCGTCGAGGCGCTGAAGCTGGGCGCCTTCGACTACGTCACGAAGCCCTTCGACCAGACCGAGCTGCGCAGCGTGGTGGCCAAGGCGGCGCGCACCCGCGAGCTGAACCAGGTCTCCATGACGCCCACGCGCGGCGCCCCGGGGCGCTACCGCATCATCGGGCAGTCCCCGGAGATGAACGCGGTCTACGACATCATCGAGAAGGTCGCGGACACGCCCAGCACGGTGCTCATCACGGGCGAGAGCGGCACGGGCAAGGAGCTCATCGCGCGGGCCCTGCACGAGAACAGCGCGCGCGTGGACAAGCCCTACGTGCGCGTGAACTGCGCCGCCATCCCGCCCGACCTGATCGAGAGCGAGCTGTTCGGCTACGAGAAGGGCGCGTTCACGGGCGCGGTCACCAGCAAGCCGGGGCGCTTCGAGCTGGCCCACGAGGGCACGCTGTTCCTCGACGAGATCGGCGAGATCCCGGTCAGCATGCAGGTCAAGCTCCTGCGCGCGCTGCAAGAGCAGGAGTTCGAGCGCGTCGGCGGCATCAAGACCATCAGCGTGGACGTGCGGCTCATCGCCGCCACGAACCGCGACCTGAAGGGGGCCATCGCGGAGGGGGCCTTCCGCGAGGAGCTCTACTACCGCCTGAACGTGGTGCAGGTGGCGCTGCCACCCCTGCGCGAGCGACCGAGCGACATCCCGCTCCTGCTCGAGCACTTCGTGGCCAAGTTCAACAAGCGCCTGAAACGCGAGGTGCGTGCGTTCGCGCCCGAGGCCCTCGAGCGCCTACAGGCCTACGCCTGGCCGGGGAACATCCGCGAGCTGGAGAACGTGGTGGAGCGCTGCATGCTCTTCTGCGATGGCGACGAGGTGCGCGTACAGCACCTGCCGCCCGACGTGGTGGGCAGCGTCGCCGCGCCACGCCCTGCGGCCAAGACCACGGACTCGTCCCCCGGGACCGAGCTGGCGGTGGACGCGCTGCTGGCCACCAGCGACGAGGCGGGCCTGAAAGAGGCCGTGCGCGAGGCCACCGCCCGCGTGGAGCGCGAGCTGATCGTGCGGGCGCTCGAGAAGACGCAGGGCAACGTCACGCACACGGCGCGCCTGCTGCAGATCTCGCGCAAGAGCCTGCAGACCAAGATGAAGGAGCTGGGCCTGCGCGAAGAGGGCTGA
- a CDS encoding PEGA domain-containing protein — MKNKSACRSRVALLLGLGVLLTSVAPTALAQDSARASLLSARSHMEAGQEHYAAARYEEAAREFMLAYDARPFSAFLYNAAVALERFGTPVPAADMFQRYLDAEPGASDADEVRAKIERLRAEAAAAAATANPLNPDGTQNPDGTQNPDGTQNPDGTQNPDGTQNPGPAVVHVTPPTTPPEDIKSLLSIQTEPEGAVVSVYSGSTRVASSPSPFDHSLDEGNYRVTIEHPDYRTVEQNVHIGQGRVYVVIVEMSQGQFLGYLRVVTDPPDADVFVDNPEEGAVGRTPYGNVIPTGTHTVWVERPGYERIERQIEVGLGEDVRVDLELERVSFGRVRILANIAGATVRVDGDRVGQVPYEGDIEAGEHRITVSAEGMKDWSQTVTITQGQIIPIQVRLRPAMNRGGAWATATIGVLMIGGGVALGVLSNNLETDLRAARDAGTLTDDDPRLLRGRIYRIGADSAFGLGALLGLLSIWYFLRDPLPDSEANVFEPRDWTVVPTFNLADRSGGAQLQVSF, encoded by the coding sequence ATGAAGAACAAGTCTGCATGTCGTAGCCGCGTCGCGCTTCTTCTCGGCCTGGGGGTGCTGCTGACGAGCGTCGCGCCGACCGCGTTGGCCCAAGACAGCGCGCGCGCTTCGCTGTTGTCCGCCCGCAGCCACATGGAGGCCGGGCAGGAGCACTACGCCGCGGCGCGCTACGAGGAGGCAGCTCGCGAGTTCATGCTGGCCTACGATGCGCGGCCGTTCTCGGCGTTCCTGTACAACGCCGCCGTAGCCCTCGAGCGCTTCGGCACCCCGGTGCCGGCGGCCGACATGTTCCAGCGCTACCTGGACGCCGAGCCCGGCGCGTCCGACGCCGACGAGGTGCGCGCCAAGATCGAGCGCCTGCGCGCCGAGGCGGCGGCAGCTGCGGCCACGGCGAACCCGCTCAATCCGGACGGAACCCAGAACCCAGACGGAACCCAGAACCCAGACGGAACCCAGAACCCAGACGGAACCCAGAACCCAGACGGAACCCAGAACCCAGGGCCCGCGGTGGTCCACGTCACCCCACCCACGACCCCGCCCGAGGACATCAAGTCCTTGCTCAGCATCCAGACCGAGCCCGAGGGCGCCGTCGTCAGTGTCTACAGCGGCAGCACGCGCGTCGCGAGCTCGCCGTCTCCCTTCGACCACTCGCTGGACGAAGGCAACTACCGGGTCACCATCGAGCACCCGGACTACCGCACGGTGGAGCAGAACGTCCACATCGGTCAGGGCCGCGTCTACGTGGTCATCGTGGAGATGAGCCAGGGGCAGTTCCTCGGCTATCTGCGTGTGGTCACCGACCCGCCGGACGCTGACGTGTTCGTGGACAACCCCGAGGAAGGTGCCGTGGGGCGCACACCGTATGGCAACGTCATCCCCACGGGCACGCACACCGTGTGGGTGGAGCGCCCCGGCTACGAGCGCATCGAGCGGCAGATCGAGGTCGGCCTCGGCGAGGACGTACGGGTGGACCTCGAGCTGGAGCGCGTGAGTTTTGGGCGCGTACGCATCCTCGCGAACATCGCGGGCGCGACGGTTCGAGTGGACGGTGACCGTGTCGGTCAGGTGCCGTACGAGGGCGACATCGAGGCCGGCGAGCACCGCATCACCGTCTCCGCCGAGGGCATGAAGGACTGGTCGCAGACCGTGACCATCACACAAGGGCAGATCATCCCGATCCAGGTGCGCCTGCGTCCCGCGATGAACCGCGGCGGCGCCTGGGCCACCGCCACCATCGGCGTCCTCATGATCGGCGGCGGCGTGGCCCTCGGCGTGTTGTCCAACAACCTCGAGACCGACCTGCGAGCCGCGCGAGACGCCGGCACCCTGACCGACGACGACCCCCGCCTGCTGCGCGGGCGCATCTACCGCATCGGCGCCGACTCCGCGTTCGGCCTGGGGGCGCTGCTCGGGCTGCTGTCCATCTGGTACTTCCTCCGCGACCCGCTGCCCGACTCGGAGGCCAACGTCTTCGAACCACGGGACTGGACCGTGGTCCCAACCTTCAACCTCGCTGACCGCTCCGGCGGCGCGCAGCTTCAGGTGAGCTTCTGA
- a CDS encoding protein kinase produces the protein MRVCPRCGLKYPNDQERCFVDNATLDQAADPWLGQTLAGRYLIEDLIGEGGMATVYRARHTLVDRPVAVKIMAQQLRGSEQLAERFRREAKNAAALAHPNIIEVYDHGETEDGALFMVMELLRGRPLSDIIAAGPMNPADVCAYGLQMSTGLARAHDFDVLHRDLKPDNIFIVDGPAGMRGTAKLLDFGIGRSLGDSRLTNAGEIFGTPQYMAPERLTNIDAGASADLYALGCILFEMITGRPPFQSEEITGYFIKHLQEAPPKPSSLAPACPRRLEELILGLLEKRPDQRPVDAHEVIRTLRELAPKDDVAAPAPAPTSARQHVAPTLPPTTLERWARRTAIFDQMLSRAFPGGDAPPALRAQLEEIREMLRAIQQLRTQGLGEQRKLEALDHEARETRARLGHAMHVLAEDLSSARTAARSAEADVTPYFTAESQAEAGAKDAYERLASAGGLRPPKEPSGEIRRLLRELADDLDRWELAKGASEKARAWLEGKRREVSDLEFQVKSMREVLENTEGTLAASKAASETALMESGRTVEEHEQRLLTRAATYCEALRPRPELGDLFQQLEHQQ, from the coding sequence ATGCGCGTCTGCCCGCGGTGCGGCCTCAAGTACCCGAACGACCAAGAGCGGTGTTTCGTCGACAACGCGACCCTCGATCAAGCCGCGGATCCGTGGCTGGGGCAGACCCTCGCGGGGCGCTACTTGATCGAGGACCTGATCGGCGAGGGCGGCATGGCGACCGTCTATCGCGCGCGCCACACCCTGGTGGACCGCCCCGTGGCCGTGAAGATCATGGCCCAGCAGCTGCGCGGCAGCGAGCAGCTGGCCGAGCGCTTCCGCCGTGAGGCCAAGAACGCCGCCGCCCTCGCGCACCCGAACATCATCGAGGTGTACGACCACGGCGAGACGGAAGACGGCGCGCTCTTCATGGTGATGGAGCTGCTGCGCGGCCGGCCCCTCTCGGACATCATCGCGGCGGGGCCGATGAACCCCGCAGACGTGTGCGCCTACGGCCTGCAGATGAGCACCGGCCTCGCGCGCGCCCACGACTTCGACGTGCTGCACCGCGACCTGAAGCCGGACAACATCTTCATCGTGGACGGCCCCGCGGGCATGCGCGGCACGGCGAAGCTGCTGGACTTCGGCATCGGCCGCTCGCTCGGGGACTCGCGCCTGACCAACGCGGGCGAGATCTTCGGCACGCCCCAGTACATGGCCCCCGAGCGCCTGACCAACATCGACGCGGGCGCCTCGGCCGACCTGTACGCGCTCGGCTGCATCCTGTTCGAGATGATCACGGGGCGCCCGCCCTTCCAGTCCGAAGAGATCACGGGCTACTTCATCAAGCACCTACAGGAAGCCCCACCGAAGCCCAGCAGCCTGGCCCCGGCCTGCCCACGGCGGCTCGAGGAGCTGATCCTGGGGCTGCTCGAGAAGCGCCCCGACCAGCGCCCCGTGGACGCCCACGAGGTGATCCGCACGCTGCGCGAGCTGGCCCCGAAAGACGACGTCGCCGCGCCGGCCCCAGCCCCTACCTCGGCGCGTCAGCACGTGGCGCCCACGCTGCCCCCGACCACGCTCGAGCGCTGGGCCCGGCGCACGGCCATCTTCGACCAGATGCTGTCGCGGGCCTTCCCCGGCGGTGACGCGCCCCCCGCGCTGCGCGCCCAGCTGGAGGAGATCCGCGAGATGCTGCGCGCCATCCAGCAGCTGCGCACGCAGGGCCTGGGCGAGCAGCGCAAGCTGGAGGCCCTGGATCACGAGGCGCGCGAGACCCGCGCGCGTCTCGGTCACGCCATGCACGTGTTGGCCGAGGACCTCTCGAGCGCCCGCACGGCGGCCCGCAGCGCCGAGGCCGACGTCACCCCCTACTTCACGGCCGAGTCCCAGGCAGAGGCGGGCGCCAAGGACGCCTACGAGCGGCTGGCCAGCGCGGGAGGGCTGCGCCCCCCGAAGGAGCCCTCCGGGGAGATCCGTCGCCTGCTACGCGAGCTGGCGGACGACCTGGACCGCTGGGAGCTGGCCAAGGGTGCGTCGGAGAAGGCCCGCGCCTGGCTGGAGGGCAAGCGTCGCGAGGTGAGCGACCTGGAGTTCCAAGTGAAGAGCATGCGCGAGGTGCTGGAGAACACGGAGGGCACGCTGGCGGCCAGCAAGGCCGCCTCGGAGACCGCGCTGATGGAGAGCGGCCGCACGGTGGAGGAGCATGAGCAGCGGCTGCTCACGCGGGCTGCGACCTACTGCGAGGCCCTCCGGCCCCGTCCAGAGCTGGGGGACCTGTTCCAGCAGCTCGAGCACCAGCAGTGA
- a CDS encoding AgmX/PglI C-terminal domain-containing protein: MSRNHRTSLVALLLALAACSSGAQGSEVSATEAPATESTAGGEASTTADQGDSTSAEASSEAEAEPSASPDEPSATSEEGDGAQADADLAESPAGDGPVEEMPMLDDSQGGRIGTVDAFPPVVRLGRIDTQGALEREVVSRVVRTRFPAYRRCFDVALTRDPALAGTLRVRFVISLEGRATRIEPVESSLNEAALHRCVATALGTLRFPAQSSFTMVQVPITLQQR; encoded by the coding sequence ATGTCGCGCAACCACCGCACGAGTCTGGTCGCCCTGCTGCTCGCCCTCGCCGCATGTTCTTCCGGCGCCCAGGGGTCCGAGGTCTCGGCGACCGAGGCCCCCGCCACGGAGTCCACCGCGGGCGGCGAGGCGTCGACCACGGCCGACCAGGGGGACAGCACGAGCGCAGAAGCGTCGAGCGAGGCCGAGGCCGAACCGAGCGCGAGCCCCGACGAGCCAAGCGCAACGAGTGAAGAAGGCGACGGCGCACAGGCAGACGCGGACCTCGCCGAGAGCCCGGCCGGAGACGGCCCGGTCGAAGAGATGCCGATGCTCGACGACTCGCAGGGCGGCCGGATCGGGACCGTCGACGCCTTCCCCCCCGTGGTGCGCCTCGGCCGCATCGACACCCAAGGGGCGCTCGAGCGAGAGGTCGTGTCGAGGGTCGTCCGAACGCGCTTTCCCGCCTATCGCCGCTGCTTCGACGTGGCGCTCACCCGCGACCCCGCGTTGGCCGGGACGCTGCGGGTACGGTTCGTGATCTCGCTGGAGGGCCGCGCCACCCGCATCGAGCCCGTCGAGTCTTCGTTGAACGAGGCCGCGCTCCACCGTTGCGTCGCGACGGCCCTCGGCACGCTGCGCTTTCCGGCGCAGTCGTCCTTCACGATGGTGCAGGTGCCCATCACGCTCCAGCAGCGCTGA
- a CDS encoding flap endonuclease, with product MQVHLIDGTYELFRAHFGAPSRSAPNGQEVGATVGLLRSFAALLREPGTTHVACAFDTVIESFRNELFAGYKTGEGMEPALLAQFPLAERASAALGIVTWPMREVEADDALATGAARLRDDERVTRVLLCSPDKDLAQCVRGERVVGFDRRKQETLDETGVLAKFGVSPGSIPDYLALVGDSADGIPGIPRWGAKAAAALLARYERLDAIPEDPASWDIKVRGAAGLAENLNPRRDDARLYRTLATLREDAELTPPATLEALAWRGPDQPALVALCAELGVSVPALP from the coding sequence ATGCAGGTCCACCTCATCGACGGAACGTACGAGCTCTTCCGCGCGCACTTCGGGGCGCCCTCGCGCAGCGCGCCCAACGGGCAGGAGGTGGGCGCCACTGTGGGGCTGCTGCGTTCGTTCGCGGCGCTGCTGCGCGAGCCGGGCACCACGCACGTCGCGTGCGCGTTCGACACGGTGATCGAGTCGTTCCGCAACGAGCTCTTCGCGGGCTACAAGACGGGCGAGGGCATGGAGCCCGCGCTGCTGGCCCAGTTTCCGCTGGCCGAGCGGGCGAGCGCGGCGCTGGGCATCGTCACCTGGCCCATGCGCGAGGTGGAGGCGGACGACGCCCTCGCGACGGGCGCAGCGCGCTTGCGTGACGACGAGCGCGTGACGCGCGTGCTGCTGTGCTCGCCAGACAAGGACCTGGCGCAGTGCGTGCGCGGCGAGCGGGTGGTGGGCTTCGACCGCCGCAAGCAGGAGACCCTCGACGAGACCGGGGTGCTGGCCAAGTTCGGGGTCTCGCCGGGCTCCATCCCGGACTACCTGGCGTTGGTGGGTGACAGCGCCGACGGCATCCCCGGCATCCCCCGCTGGGGGGCCAAGGCGGCGGCCGCGCTGCTGGCGCGCTACGAGCGGCTCGACGCCATCCCCGAGGACCCTGCCAGCTGGGACATCAAGGTGCGCGGCGCCGCGGGCCTGGCGGAGAACCTGAACCCCCGCCGCGACGACGCGCGCTTGTACCGGACGCTCGCCACGCTGCGTGAGGACGCGGAGCTGACCCCGCCCGCCACGCTGGAGGCCCTGGCCTGGCGCGGGCCGGACCAGCCGGCGCTGGTGGCGCTGTGCGCCGAGCTGGGCGTGAGCGTGC
- a CDS encoding enoyl-[acyl-carrier-protein] reductase has protein sequence MLSIDLRGKRAFVAGVADDGGFGFAIAKALAEAGASVCVGTWPPAMGIFENMLRRGKLDESMTLASGEKMTFERVYPLDAEYDTLASAPEDVRESKRYRERGDFSIEGVKNALLADFGEGCLDIVVHSLANGPEVKNPLLETSRHGYLAAIGASAYSFTALVQQLGPLVRPGGSFVGLTYLAAERVVPGYGGGMSTAKAALESDTRVLAFEAGRKWGHRVNVISAGPYASRAASAIGFIGRMIAYYAANSPLPEALTATEVGHTAAFLCSPLASGITGETLHVDKGYSAMAVPADVQGILDALAKE, from the coding sequence ATGCTCTCCATTGATCTGCGCGGAAAGCGCGCGTTCGTCGCCGGGGTCGCCGACGACGGTGGGTTCGGGTTCGCCATCGCCAAGGCGCTGGCCGAGGCAGGCGCGAGCGTGTGTGTGGGCACCTGGCCGCCGGCCATGGGCATCTTCGAGAACATGCTGCGGCGAGGGAAGCTGGACGAGTCCATGACGCTGGCCTCGGGCGAGAAGATGACGTTCGAGCGCGTCTACCCGCTGGACGCCGAGTACGACACGCTCGCCAGCGCCCCCGAGGACGTGCGCGAGAGCAAGCGCTACCGCGAGCGCGGCGACTTCAGCATCGAGGGCGTCAAGAACGCGCTCCTCGCCGACTTCGGCGAGGGCTGCCTCGACATCGTGGTGCACAGCCTGGCCAATGGCCCCGAGGTGAAGAACCCGCTGCTCGAGACCAGCCGGCACGGCTACCTCGCGGCCATCGGCGCGTCGGCCTACAGCTTCACGGCGCTGGTGCAGCAGCTGGGGCCGCTCGTGCGCCCGGGCGGCAGCTTCGTCGGGCTGACCTACCTCGCGGCCGAGCGCGTGGTGCCCGGCTACGGCGGCGGCATGTCCACGGCCAAGGCGGCGCTCGAGAGCGACACGCGCGTCCTGGCGTTCGAGGCGGGCCGCAAGTGGGGCCACCGCGTGAACGTCATCAGCGCCGGGCCCTACGCGTCGCGCGCGGCCTCGGCCATCGGCTTCATCGGCCGCATGATCGCGTACTACGCGGCCAACTCGCCCCTGCCCGAGGCGCTGACCGCCACCGAGGTGGGCCACACGGCGGCCTTCCTGTGCAGCCCCCTGGCCAGCGGGATCACGGGCGAGACCCTGCACGTGGACAAGGGCTACAGCGCCATGGCCGTGCCGGCCGACGTGCAGGGCATCCTGGACGCGCTGGCGAAGGAGTGA
- the ychF gene encoding redox-regulated ATPase YchF codes for MALSVGIVGLPNVGKSTLFNALSEKQQAEAANYPFCTIDPNVGVVDVPDPRMETLVKYFKPQKIIPATVEFVDIAGLVKGASKGEGRGNAFLTNIRDCDAIAHVVRCFEDPNVVHVDGRVNPIGDVETIETELILKDLETVTKRLEKARKASKGNDANEKRMVTVCEALEAALDKGEPANTVTFDTPDDLRACKELGLITRKPMFFVCNVKEEQLSQMDSDPLVAQVRKLADARGVPLVVISAAIEAEIMQLPEEDRADFLASLELPEPGLHTLIRTGYAMLDMITYFTCGEKEVRAWTISRGTKAPGAAGKIHSDFERGFIRAEVMAYEAVEEYKSEAAVKAAGKLRLEGKEYVVVDGDVMHFRFNV; via the coding sequence GTGGCTCTCTCCGTAGGAATCGTCGGGCTGCCCAACGTCGGCAAGTCCACCCTGTTCAACGCGCTGTCCGAGAAGCAGCAGGCCGAGGCCGCGAACTATCCGTTCTGCACCATCGACCCGAACGTGGGCGTGGTGGACGTGCCCGACCCGCGCATGGAGACGCTGGTCAAGTACTTCAAGCCGCAGAAGATCATCCCCGCGACGGTCGAGTTCGTCGACATCGCGGGCCTGGTCAAGGGCGCCAGCAAGGGCGAGGGGCGCGGCAACGCGTTCCTCACGAACATCCGCGACTGCGACGCCATCGCGCACGTGGTGCGCTGCTTCGAGGACCCGAACGTGGTTCACGTGGACGGCCGCGTGAACCCCATCGGCGACGTCGAGACCATCGAGACCGAGCTCATCTTGAAGGACCTCGAGACCGTCACCAAGCGGCTCGAGAAGGCGCGCAAGGCCTCGAAGGGCAACGACGCGAACGAGAAGCGCATGGTCACCGTGTGCGAGGCGCTCGAGGCCGCGCTCGACAAGGGCGAGCCCGCCAACACCGTCACGTTCGACACGCCCGACGACCTGCGCGCCTGCAAGGAGCTGGGGCTCATCACGCGCAAGCCCATGTTCTTCGTGTGCAACGTGAAGGAAGAGCAGCTGAGCCAGATGGACAGCGACCCGCTGGTAGCCCAGGTGCGCAAGCTGGCCGACGCGCGCGGCGTGCCGCTGGTGGTGATCAGCGCGGCCATCGAGGCCGAGATCATGCAGCTCCCCGAGGAGGACCGCGCCGACTTCCTGGCCAGCCTCGAGCTGCCCGAGCCGGGCCTGCACACGCTCATCCGCACGGGCTACGCCATGTTGGACATGATCACGTACTTCACCTGCGGCGAGAAGGAAGTACGCGCCTGGACCATCAGCCGGGGCACCAAGGCTCCGGGCGCGGCCGGCAAGATCCACTCGGACTTCGAGCGCGGCTTCATCCGCGCCGAGGTCATGGCCTACGAGGCCGTGGAGGAATACAAGTCCGAGGCCGCCGTGAAGGCCGCCGGCAAGCTGCGGCTCGAGGGCAAGGAGTACGTCGTCGTGGACGGCGACGTGATGCACTTCCGCTTCAACGTGTGA